One Mycolicibacterium goodii genomic region harbors:
- a CDS encoding SDR family NAD(P)-dependent oxidoreductase, protein MTKPHDQDSVAGSVIIVTGGARGIGAALATHLAGRGARVVVADVLADDGAALAATLTDGGADAVFHRTDVVDPDSVRTLAEATVDRYGRIDALVNNAAIYERLGAKKHFADISVDDWDRVMAVNAKGVWLAAAAVYPTMKTQGYGRVVNIASATVHAGVPFFAHYTASKGAVIAMTRSIAKEVGRDGITVNAVAPGLVDNESSAALNDTSYFPTLERQRAIPRAMTPSDLSGSIAFLCSPASGFITGQTLIVDGGLVFA, encoded by the coding sequence ATGACGAAACCGCACGACCAGGACTCCGTCGCCGGATCGGTCATCATCGTCACCGGCGGCGCCCGAGGCATCGGAGCCGCACTGGCGACCCATCTCGCCGGCCGTGGCGCCCGAGTCGTCGTGGCCGACGTGCTCGCCGACGACGGCGCAGCGCTGGCAGCCACGTTGACCGACGGTGGGGCGGACGCGGTCTTTCACCGCACCGACGTCGTCGACCCGGACTCGGTACGGACCCTGGCCGAGGCGACGGTGGACAGGTACGGTCGGATCGACGCCCTGGTCAACAACGCGGCCATCTACGAAAGGCTCGGCGCGAAAAAGCATTTCGCGGACATCTCCGTCGACGACTGGGACCGCGTGATGGCCGTCAACGCCAAAGGCGTGTGGCTTGCCGCCGCCGCGGTGTACCCCACCATGAAGACGCAGGGCTACGGCCGCGTGGTCAACATCGCCTCGGCCACCGTGCACGCCGGTGTGCCGTTCTTCGCGCACTACACCGCATCCAAGGGTGCCGTCATCGCGATGACACGATCCATCGCCAAAGAGGTCGGACGCGACGGAATCACCGTCAACGCCGTTGCACCCGGACTCGTCGACAACGAATCCTCAGCGGCACTGAACGACACCTCGTACTTCCCCACGCTGGAACGCCAACGCGCCATCCCTCGTGCCATGACACCGTCTGACCTCAGCGGGTCCATTGCGTTCCTGTGTTCCCCCGCCAGCGGATTCATCACCGGCCAGACACTGATCGTCGACGGAGGCCTCGTCTTCGCCTGA
- a CDS encoding peptide deformylase has product MATTPLPVVDGPKCLVGERGDLIADMRETLARSGGVGLSANQIGFKERIFVYDCPEAAGRPERRAGVVINAVLTRSNVPLRMPDANLDVEACLSVPGLKFPVVRSERAEVRGFDEDGEPVVVAGSGVFARMLQHETDHLDGRLYIDRLVGPHAERAEKSLIALSRSEWGRPGATWTPGVDRHPFKDG; this is encoded by the coding sequence ATGGCGACCACGCCGCTTCCGGTCGTCGACGGACCGAAGTGCCTCGTTGGGGAGCGAGGTGACCTGATAGCTGACATGCGGGAGACGCTTGCGCGGTCCGGCGGAGTCGGTCTCTCCGCCAACCAGATCGGCTTCAAGGAACGGATTTTCGTCTACGATTGCCCCGAGGCCGCTGGCCGACCGGAGCGGCGTGCCGGGGTCGTGATCAATGCGGTGTTGACCCGCTCGAACGTCCCGCTGCGAATGCCCGATGCCAATCTCGATGTCGAGGCGTGCTTGTCTGTTCCGGGATTGAAGTTCCCCGTCGTCCGATCTGAACGGGCGGAGGTCCGCGGCTTCGACGAGGATGGAGAGCCCGTCGTGGTCGCTGGATCGGGGGTGTTCGCCAGAATGCTGCAGCACGAGACCGACCATCTCGATGGACGCCTCTACATTGACCGGCTCGTCGGACCCCATGCAGAACGCGCGGAGAAGTCGTTGATCGCGCTGTCAAGATCCGAATGGGGTCGACCGGGCGCCACATGGACTCCGGGCGTCGACAGGCACCCATTCAAGGACGGCTAG
- a CDS encoding alpha/beta hydrolase, with amino-acid sequence MSTEATNRPKVVLVHGAFHGPWVWEAVVESLRAQGWEVQAVMLPSVADQTAPSFGLRDDVAAIGRTLDTIAGPVIAVAHSYGGIPMTEAAASSPKVSHLIYLAAFCIEVDDSLLSALGWRLAKWSLMEGDKLSAVEPAEVFYADVEPQAAELAINKLRSSSLASFGERPGAALPTSVRSTYVICEQDRALPPDLQRQMALRCNDVRTLPTGHSPMLSAPADVVRIITEAGRGMNSPENDSYATTSA; translated from the coding sequence ATGTCGACCGAAGCGACCAACCGGCCCAAGGTAGTGCTAGTGCATGGCGCATTCCATGGTCCCTGGGTGTGGGAGGCAGTCGTCGAGTCGCTTAGGGCACAAGGCTGGGAGGTGCAGGCTGTGATGCTGCCCAGCGTGGCGGATCAGACGGCACCCTCGTTCGGCTTGCGCGACGACGTCGCTGCTATTGGGCGGACCCTCGACACCATCGCCGGCCCGGTGATCGCCGTCGCGCACTCCTACGGCGGGATTCCGATGACAGAAGCCGCCGCAAGCTCGCCTAAAGTATCGCATCTGATCTACTTAGCGGCTTTCTGCATCGAGGTTGACGACTCCTTGCTGAGCGCCCTCGGATGGCGGCTAGCGAAGTGGTCTTTGATGGAGGGCGACAAACTATCGGCCGTTGAGCCCGCCGAGGTGTTCTACGCAGACGTGGAACCTCAGGCCGCCGAGCTCGCGATCAACAAGCTACGAAGCTCAAGCCTGGCATCGTTCGGCGAACGACCCGGCGCCGCCTTGCCTACCAGTGTCCGGTCCACATACGTTATCTGCGAGCAGGACCGTGCACTACCACCAGACCTGCAACGTCAAATGGCGCTGCGGTGCAATGATGTTCGCACACTACCGACCGGCCATAGCCCAATGCTGTCAGCTCCCGCAGACGTAGTCAGAATCATTACAGAGGCGGGGCGTGGGATGAACTCTCCCGAGAATGATTCCTACGCAACCACTTCTGCATGA
- a CDS encoding class I SAM-dependent methyltransferase has product MDLRLAGNQRSSTTRHALQPITDGLLNTAGIVGGFRVLDLYCGRGDLSFSLAERVGETGSVVGIDPSADVIEAARERATKGGYTNVKFHHASIEHFCTSTRFDAVVCRHVISGLREPVAFLRAAARLVRNRGIVAVHEMDASRGIRSTPPIPDLRAVDDIIGRTLDRLGVLPDAGGRLVDLFDEAGLPLPALSAQSIVSSGLDGAAFALTASLLTSLLPYLTRDDVETLQIATLEHRLRQSALQLLSQVEFVPQVCAWVRIN; this is encoded by the coding sequence GTGGATCTCAGGCTCGCTGGTAACCAGAGGAGTTCAACCACCCGCCACGCACTGCAGCCAATCACCGACGGGCTGTTGAACACCGCCGGTATCGTCGGCGGGTTTCGCGTGCTCGACTTGTACTGCGGACGTGGGGATCTATCATTTTCGCTGGCGGAGCGTGTGGGTGAGACGGGTAGCGTGGTGGGTATCGACCCATCCGCCGACGTCATTGAAGCAGCGCGGGAGCGCGCAACAAAAGGCGGCTACACAAACGTCAAGTTTCACCACGCAAGCATCGAACACTTTTGCACCTCGACGAGGTTCGATGCAGTGGTGTGTCGACATGTCATCTCGGGCCTCCGCGAACCGGTGGCCTTCCTGCGCGCAGCCGCAAGGTTAGTTCGTAACCGCGGCATCGTCGCCGTCCACGAGATGGATGCCAGCCGCGGTATCCGGTCAACACCGCCGATACCGGATCTCCGCGCGGTCGACGACATCATTGGACGAACTCTGGATCGTCTTGGTGTTCTGCCCGACGCCGGCGGTCGACTTGTCGATCTTTTCGACGAGGCGGGATTACCCCTACCGGCATTGTCTGCTCAATCGATTGTGTCATCCGGTCTCGACGGTGCGGCGTTCGCGCTCACCGCGTCATTGCTCACCTCGCTGTTGCCCTATCTGACGCGCGATGACGTCGAGACCCTTCAGATCGCCACTCTCGAACATCGGCTACGGCAGTCGGCACTACAACTTCTCAGCCAGGTCGAATTTGTCCCCCAAGTATGCGCGTGGGTCCGGATCAATTGA
- a CDS encoding FAD-binding oxidoreductase, which produces MLNSSDRHPAQRTANAVSRRTFLAGSAAVAAISLLATPIASADDLSTLRRRLRGTVLLPGDAGFEDARKPWTLTIDQAVRAVVDVADVGDASALVGYARETGTSLSIQPTGHSATPAANGSILVRTRHLDEVRVDPERKIARVGAGVSWTQLHSLVAQGGLLALAGSAPGVGITGYTLGGGLSWFSRRYGWAAQSVRAIEGICADGARFRATTDSEPDLFWALRGGGGDYGLVTAIEFDLYPAPNMCGGSLRWPARHAPAVLAAFRETTNTAPEELAVWFNQSHFPGAPPLTGIDVMYLGEPAAARALLKPFAGIANRISDTLRPLRFDEIGTITNEPTAPGGGRQRATLLTTLTDDVIESFTAVSMTPLINIQIRHLGGALGRPSDTAAGPIKEPYLANLVGRGDTQTAVEAMQSRVATYLELLKPINSGRTPFTLLAPEQTAAQALPNDSISRLQTIKERRDPQRVFRSNYPVTD; this is translated from the coding sequence ATGCTCAACAGCTCAGATAGGCATCCAGCGCAGCGCACTGCCAACGCGGTGAGCCGTCGGACTTTCCTCGCCGGTAGCGCCGCAGTGGCCGCGATATCGCTACTCGCGACCCCGATTGCTTCAGCCGACGATCTGTCGACCTTGCGCAGACGTCTTCGCGGGACGGTACTGCTGCCCGGTGATGCAGGCTTTGAGGACGCGCGGAAACCGTGGACTCTGACCATCGACCAGGCGGTGCGAGCCGTTGTGGACGTTGCCGACGTCGGGGACGCGTCGGCGCTCGTCGGGTATGCCCGAGAGACAGGAACTTCCCTGTCCATTCAGCCCACGGGTCACAGCGCGACACCCGCCGCGAATGGGTCCATCCTCGTACGCACACGTCACCTTGATGAGGTGCGCGTCGATCCAGAGCGGAAGATTGCGCGTGTCGGAGCTGGAGTGTCGTGGACGCAGTTGCACTCGTTGGTTGCGCAGGGAGGATTGCTGGCGTTGGCGGGCAGCGCACCCGGGGTGGGCATTACTGGCTACACGCTTGGTGGTGGGCTCAGCTGGTTTTCCCGGCGGTATGGCTGGGCAGCGCAGAGCGTTAGGGCCATCGAAGGCATCTGCGCTGACGGCGCCAGGTTCCGCGCAACCACCGACAGCGAGCCAGACCTGTTTTGGGCCCTGCGCGGCGGCGGCGGCGATTATGGGTTGGTGACCGCTATCGAGTTCGATCTCTATCCGGCGCCGAACATGTGCGGTGGAAGCCTGCGGTGGCCAGCCAGGCACGCACCAGCAGTTTTGGCCGCGTTTCGCGAAACTACAAACACCGCGCCCGAAGAACTGGCGGTCTGGTTCAATCAGTCCCACTTTCCGGGCGCTCCCCCTTTGACGGGAATCGACGTGATGTATCTCGGTGAGCCCGCCGCGGCGCGGGCGTTGCTGAAGCCCTTCGCCGGCATCGCTAACCGTATTTCCGACACGCTTCGGCCTCTGCGATTCGACGAGATCGGAACCATCACCAACGAACCCACTGCGCCCGGGGGCGGACGGCAGCGGGCTACACTTTTGACCACGCTGACCGACGACGTGATTGAGTCGTTCACTGCCGTGTCGATGACACCCCTAATCAACATTCAGATACGTCACCTCGGTGGGGCCCTTGGTCGCCCGTCGGACACTGCAGCGGGACCGATAAAAGAGCCGTACCTGGCGAATCTGGTGGGAAGGGGAGACACCCAAACAGCCGTCGAGGCCATGCAAAGCCGAGTCGCCACCTATCTAGAACTGCTGAAGCCAATTAACAGCGGCAGAACGCCCTTCACCCTGCTGGCACCTGAACAGACTGCGGCTCAGGCACTGCCGAACGACTCGATAAGTAGACTACAAACTATCAAGGAACGGCGCGATCCCCAGCGCGTGTTTCGCAGTAACTACCCCGTGACGGATTGA
- the ilvC gene encoding ketol-acid reductoisomerase, giving the protein MPVEMFYDDDADLSVIQGRKVGIIGYGSQGHAHALSLRDSGVQVRVGLLESSKSRERAADQGLRVGTPAEVSRWADVITLLAPDTAQPEIFRTDVEPNLSAGDALLFGHGLNIHFKLITPPLGITVGMVAPKGPGHLVRRQFVDGKGVPCLVAVAQDPSGDGMALTLSYAKGIGGTRAGVIETTFKDETETDLFGEQAVLAGGTEELVKMGFDVMVEAGYAPELAYFEVLHELKLIVDLMYEGGIARMNYSISDTAELGGYLSGPRVIDATTKLRMQEVLSDIRDGTFVEHLVGNVNNGNKVLETLRKKNAEHPIELIGRRLRELMSWVDRPLEETT; this is encoded by the coding sequence ATGCCAGTCGAAATGTTTTACGACGACGACGCGGACCTATCCGTGATCCAAGGCCGCAAAGTCGGCATCATTGGCTATGGCAGCCAAGGGCATGCGCACGCCCTGAGTCTGCGCGATAGCGGCGTCCAAGTACGAGTCGGCCTGCTAGAGAGCTCGAAGTCCCGAGAACGGGCAGCTGACCAAGGACTCCGGGTCGGCACACCAGCCGAGGTCTCCAGATGGGCGGACGTAATCACGCTGCTTGCTCCCGATACAGCACAGCCTGAGATCTTCAGAACCGATGTCGAACCCAACCTCAGCGCCGGGGACGCGCTGCTCTTCGGGCACGGCCTGAACATCCATTTCAAACTGATTACACCGCCACTCGGTATCACGGTCGGCATGGTCGCCCCCAAAGGCCCGGGGCATCTGGTGCGTCGACAGTTTGTCGACGGAAAAGGTGTGCCGTGCCTGGTCGCCGTCGCTCAAGACCCGTCAGGTGACGGTATGGCGCTGACCCTGTCATACGCCAAGGGCATTGGCGGAACACGGGCCGGCGTTATTGAAACGACATTCAAGGATGAGACCGAGACGGACCTATTCGGCGAGCAAGCAGTGCTTGCAGGCGGTACCGAGGAACTGGTGAAGATGGGGTTCGACGTCATGGTAGAGGCGGGTTACGCCCCTGAGCTCGCCTACTTCGAGGTACTGCACGAGCTGAAACTCATTGTCGACTTGATGTATGAAGGCGGCATTGCTCGCATGAACTACTCGATCTCCGATACAGCCGAGCTGGGCGGCTACCTGTCGGGACCACGAGTCATTGACGCCACCACTAAGCTGCGCATGCAGGAGGTCCTGTCAGACATCCGCGACGGTACATTTGTCGAGCATCTCGTCGGGAATGTCAACAACGGCAACAAGGTTCTTGAAACTCTTCGGAAGAAGAATGCCGAGCACCCGATTGAACTAATCGGTAGGAGGCTGCGTGAGTTGATGAGCTGGGTGGACCGACCTCTTGAGGAAACCACGTAA
- a CDS encoding sigma-70 family RNA polymerase sigma factor: MAATKSDLTTVIAADSHKSTAETAAFTSDVRPLMASLLRDALQLTRSDADAEDLLQDTLMHAYKGLDGFRPGTNLRAWLRRIMRNTWISDYRRRERRPSELLSAELSETVLGSGAFAQSALLRPSAEDDVLAKSPRSDLQAAMNVLSHDHRLVLYYVEVEGYPLREVARMMGIPLGTAMSRLHRSRLRLRMELTTGQIGT, translated from the coding sequence ATGGCTGCGACGAAGAGCGACCTTACGACGGTGATTGCGGCAGACAGCCATAAATCTACCGCCGAGACCGCGGCGTTCACCAGCGACGTCCGCCCACTGATGGCGTCACTTCTGCGAGATGCGCTGCAGCTGACCCGCTCTGATGCGGACGCTGAGGACCTGTTGCAGGATACCTTGATGCACGCGTACAAGGGGCTGGATGGATTTCGACCCGGTACCAACCTACGAGCGTGGCTACGACGCATCATGCGCAACACATGGATTAGTGATTACCGCCGCAGGGAGCGTAGACCCTCGGAGCTGCTTTCCGCCGAACTCAGCGAAACTGTGCTCGGGTCGGGTGCGTTCGCCCAGTCAGCGTTGCTGCGGCCGTCTGCCGAAGATGACGTCCTAGCGAAGTCACCGCGCAGCGACCTGCAGGCCGCCATGAATGTACTCTCGCACGACCACCGCCTGGTGCTCTACTACGTAGAGGTGGAAGGGTACCCGTTACGAGAAGTGGCCCGCATGATGGGAATTCCCCTGGGGACCGCGATGTCGCGTCTGCACCGCAGTCGACTTCGGCTCAGGATGGAACTGACCACAGGGCAGATCGGAACCTGA
- a CDS encoding DUF1348 family protein, whose translation MGSTGRHMDSGRRQAPIQGRLVAQHPRSSRDQTVGGTTRQLSTQGVDVELAVPLAVTPSRTEPRWLSRTSCSRSPFPPFTVETALTKLWLVEAAWNGFDPHLIAVACTPNSLWRSKDVYLVSRAEIVEILTLTRYREPIPHSVWHCGHSATTGSAGVHCEYTDAPAAAGAGYGVEL comes from the coding sequence ATGGGGTCGACCGGGCGCCACATGGACTCCGGGCGTCGACAGGCACCCATTCAAGGACGGCTAGTGGCCCAGCATCCGCGGAGTTCCCGAGACCAGACTGTTGGTGGAACGACTCGACAGCTCAGCACGCAAGGCGTCGACGTCGAGCTAGCGGTGCCCCTGGCAGTCACTCCATCGCGTACGGAGCCGCGGTGGCTCTCACGCACGAGCTGCTCGCGTTCACCGTTTCCGCCGTTTACCGTCGAGACGGCATTGACAAAGTTGTGGCTTGTCGAAGCCGCCTGGAACGGGTTTGACCCACACTTGATTGCAGTAGCCTGCACCCCCAATTCTTTGTGGCGCAGCAAAGACGTTTACCTTGTCAGTCGCGCCGAGATAGTCGAGATTCTGACCTTGACGCGTTATCGGGAGCCCATTCCGCACTCCGTATGGCACTGTGGTCATTCTGCGACAACCGGGTCGGCGGGCGTCCACTGCGAATACACCGATGCACCGGCCGCAGCTGGCGCGGGGTACGGAGTAGAGCTGTGA
- a CDS encoding TetR/AcrR family transcriptional regulator gives MRRPYHHGDLRESILSAAMVKIESDGLAALSLRDLARECGVSPSAPQKHFATKQDLLLALALRGYAELGRLLAGLELQLPIDKALMMFCKTYCTFVAEHPVLVQLMHARPFDEGVELVEEASRQAFAPLEDVLESARTRGKIVNNRKQVDTFVHVVMRGLGTSLSSAWLASTDDAVPRSVIRLMLTGLRPR, from the coding sequence ATGCGTCGTCCGTACCACCACGGGGACCTCCGCGAATCGATCCTCTCGGCCGCCATGGTGAAGATCGAGAGCGACGGTCTGGCGGCCCTATCGCTTCGTGACCTTGCCCGCGAGTGCGGCGTGAGTCCGTCGGCGCCGCAAAAGCACTTCGCCACCAAGCAGGACCTGCTGTTGGCATTAGCACTGCGTGGGTACGCCGAGTTGGGCCGACTGTTGGCGGGGTTGGAATTGCAGCTGCCCATCGATAAGGCACTGATGATGTTCTGCAAGACCTACTGCACCTTCGTAGCTGAGCATCCCGTTCTCGTGCAGTTGATGCATGCGCGTCCCTTCGACGAAGGCGTCGAACTCGTGGAGGAAGCTTCCCGACAGGCCTTCGCCCCGTTGGAAGACGTCTTAGAGTCAGCACGCACGCGTGGGAAGATCGTCAACAACCGAAAGCAGGTCGATACCTTTGTGCACGTCGTGATGCGGGGCCTGGGTACATCGTTGTCGAGCGCTTGGTTGGCGTCTACGGACGACGCAGTGCCCAGGAGTGTGATTCGCCTCATGCTCACAGGTTTGCGGCCACGCTGA
- a CDS encoding mycofactocin-coupled SDR family oxidoreductase: protein MKEEKVVKRFEGKVALITGAARGQGRSHALRFAEEGAHIVAIDICSQIDTVNYAMSRPADLDETVRLIENIGGRIVAEKVDVRDGAALRSAVDRGVAQLGRLDYVMANAGILPGIGEDDPKVAAFDDAVDVMLKGVYHTVEASIPALTHHGAGGAVVITSSAIADRSVLSPSFRTMNHGVAGYTAAKSGLIGLMHYYAKTLAEKNIRVNAVLPTGVATPMVTDGAVERYWNAFPEVGAAVGNALPGVDMIESSDVTEAMVYLCSESGRYVTGISLPVDAGFLVQ from the coding sequence ATGAAGGAGGAGAAAGTGGTTAAACGGTTCGAGGGCAAGGTTGCGCTCATCACCGGCGCCGCGCGGGGGCAGGGTCGGTCCCACGCCCTTAGGTTTGCCGAGGAAGGCGCGCACATCGTTGCAATAGACATCTGCAGTCAAATTGACACGGTGAACTACGCGATGTCGCGCCCGGCAGATCTCGACGAGACCGTTCGGTTGATCGAGAATATTGGTGGTCGCATCGTTGCCGAGAAGGTTGATGTTCGTGACGGCGCGGCGCTTCGGAGCGCCGTTGATCGTGGTGTCGCGCAGTTGGGCCGCTTGGACTATGTGATGGCAAATGCGGGCATTTTGCCCGGGATCGGTGAGGATGACCCGAAGGTCGCTGCATTCGATGATGCGGTTGACGTGATGCTCAAGGGCGTGTACCACACGGTTGAGGCTTCGATACCAGCGCTGACGCATCATGGTGCAGGGGGCGCTGTCGTCATCACCAGTTCCGCGATTGCCGATCGGTCGGTGCTCAGCCCGTCGTTCCGGACGATGAATCACGGTGTCGCCGGTTATACGGCCGCCAAGAGTGGGTTGATTGGGTTAATGCACTATTACGCGAAAACACTCGCAGAGAAGAACATTCGCGTGAACGCAGTTCTCCCGACGGGAGTCGCGACGCCCATGGTGACCGATGGGGCTGTTGAGCGTTACTGGAACGCTTTCCCCGAGGTTGGCGCGGCCGTGGGGAATGCCTTGCCTGGGGTGGACATGATCGAGAGCTCAGACGTTACCGAGGCCATGGTGTATCTCTGCAGTGAGTCCGGTAGGTACGTCACGGGGATCTCACTGCCGGTGGACGCAGGTTTCCTGGTGCAGTGA
- a CDS encoding sensor histidine kinase, whose product MEQVARGFADLLLPTIAAADARAELVTTQARLIAVSDEVRRDIERKVREGAQQLVVNVALGLRIAGEDANAAFFQHVPPLLVLLQETHDQLQGIACAAFPRILTIGWLRAALVMLARASDVPVDLRVGVGVGVDRRLPSSIEAAAYFLVAEAVANAVKHSQASRMEVAAAIDDQTLSVRVTDDGVGGAHFGHLGSGSGLLCLHDRIESVGGVFTMISPPGNGTTVWCDLPLELPV is encoded by the coding sequence ATGGAACAGGTGGCGCGGGGCTTCGCCGATCTGCTACTACCGACCATTGCCGCGGCCGATGCCAGGGCGGAGCTTGTTACGACCCAGGCTCGATTAATTGCCGTGTCGGATGAAGTCCGCCGGGATATCGAGCGGAAGGTCCGCGAGGGGGCGCAACAACTAGTCGTCAATGTGGCGCTGGGGCTCCGGATAGCCGGCGAGGATGCGAATGCGGCTTTTTTCCAACATGTTCCGCCTTTGCTCGTTCTGCTTCAAGAGACGCACGACCAGTTGCAAGGCATTGCGTGCGCGGCGTTCCCGCGAATATTGACAATCGGTTGGCTACGCGCGGCCCTCGTGATGCTGGCCCGCGCATCCGACGTGCCAGTCGACCTGCGCGTGGGCGTGGGCGTGGGCGTGGACCGCAGACTGCCCAGCAGCATCGAAGCTGCGGCCTATTTCCTGGTCGCGGAAGCGGTGGCGAACGCCGTGAAGCACTCACAGGCGTCCAGGATGGAAGTGGCCGCCGCGATCGATGACCAGACGCTGTCGGTGCGCGTCACTGATGATGGCGTTGGGGGCGCGCATTTCGGGCATCTCGGTTCCGGATCAGGACTTCTTTGCCTGCATGATCGGATTGAGTCCGTTGGCGGGGTGTTCACCATGATCAGTCCCCCCGGGAACGGGACGACGGTGTGGTGTGATCTACCGCTCGAGCTCCCAGTATGA
- a CDS encoding helix-turn-helix domain-containing protein has product MSTDPQLGRFLRYRRSRLQPGDVGLPGGGRRPVIGLRREEVAELACISVDYYLRIEQGRDTTPSARVLDAIAHALMMSEVETNYCTISSGSKAPRLSRRNRAQSIHSFEGWPSAAAHVPDDSLNVITAKAATVRLSPTFGSGNNTLRNLFLDTESRKLYSNWEGLTEWAVAWLRSFSGNQPSPGLARLMAELTHESGSW; this is encoded by the coding sequence ATGTCAACAGATCCACAGTTGGGCCGGTTTCTTCGTTACCGCCGGAGTCGACTCCAGCCTGGTGACGTGGGGCTCCCCGGCGGTGGGCGCCGACCAGTGATCGGTTTACGCCGGGAGGAAGTGGCCGAACTGGCCTGCATTAGCGTCGATTACTACCTTCGCATCGAACAAGGACGAGACACGACACCCTCGGCGAGGGTGTTGGACGCGATCGCACACGCGCTGATGATGAGTGAGGTCGAGACGAACTATTGCACGATCTCGTCCGGTTCCAAAGCGCCCCGCCTCAGTCGCCGCAACCGCGCTCAATCGATTCACTCATTTGAAGGATGGCCATCTGCCGCCGCGCACGTCCCTGACGACTCGCTGAATGTGATCACAGCTAAGGCGGCGACGGTCCGCCTATCTCCCACGTTCGGATCGGGCAACAACACATTGCGAAACCTGTTCTTGGACACAGAGTCTCGGAAGTTGTACAGCAACTGGGAGGGACTGACCGAGTGGGCTGTGGCGTGGCTTCGTTCCTTCTCAGGCAACCAACCATCCCCTGGATTGGCCCGGCTTATGGCCGAACTCACGCACGAAAGTGGCTCTTGGTGA
- a CDS encoding cupin domain-containing protein, translating into MRKAAGVGVAIAVAGLLSPSAGATPAEGDIERTDLAQGTTDAPVVVVAIGHPTTQYVQELVLRGVASSGWHSHPGPEYTVITEGTVFMQSALNCTVVPYRQGQAVLIPGGVPHVVRTESDAHAVVTYTLPAGQPVRNDAPAACP; encoded by the coding sequence ATGAGAAAAGCTGCAGGCGTGGGAGTCGCGATTGCCGTGGCCGGGCTGTTGTCACCTTCGGCGGGCGCCACCCCCGCCGAAGGTGACATCGAGCGCACTGACCTGGCCCAGGGCACCACTGACGCTCCGGTCGTCGTGGTGGCCATCGGCCACCCGACCACCCAGTACGTACAAGAGCTTGTGTTGCGCGGGGTAGCCAGTAGCGGCTGGCACAGTCACCCTGGGCCAGAGTACACCGTAATCACTGAGGGAACAGTGTTCATGCAGTCCGCTCTGAACTGTACCGTTGTTCCGTACAGGCAGGGACAGGCGGTGCTCATCCCCGGGGGTGTCCCACATGTCGTGCGGACGGAATCCGACGCTCACGCCGTCGTGACCTACACCCTTCCCGCCGGGCAACCTGTCCGCAACGACGCGCCTGCCGCGTGCCCCTGA